Within the Cryomorphaceae bacterium genome, the region TTTTACGAAAACCTCAGCCAGGGAGAGGAACTGGTAGATCAGTTTGAACGCCTTGGTAACATGGATCAGTTTCGATACAACTACGACCTCAGTTTGAGCCACTCCATAGAGTTTGATAGCTCAGACCACAAACTGATGACTGCCGTTTCGTACAACGCGAGCGACGACTTTACCAATCAGCGCTTTCGGCAGGATATCATTCTGCAAGGAACCGAGAACCTCTTTTTTGACGAGTTTCTTGAGCGGGTAAACCAAAATGAGTGGCTTCAGAATTTTATTGGCCAGATGGATTATTCTCGTCCATTGATGGGCGGAGAGCTTGAAACGGGTGCTAAAGCTGCCTGGCGAAGAATTGGCTCCAGTTATTTTGCTGAGCGCGGTCCCGATGAAGACGCTCAATTTGATCCGGTGCTGGGCCTCAACAACGAGTTCCTATACAACGAATGGGTTTCCGCTGCCTACATAAGTTACCGTGGTAAAGTAAACAAATGGAGCTACATGTTGGGGGTAAGGGGAGAACATACAACCATTGAAACCGAACTCGTGAATACGGGTGAGCTCAACAATAAATCCTACCTGGACCTTTTTCCATCCGCCTTCCTTGGTTACCAACTGAGCAAGCGCCAGCAGATTCAATTGAACAGCGGCCGCCGGGTTAATCGCCCCTATTTCAGTGCGCTCAACCCTTTTGTTGCTTTTACAGATCCTTTTAACATTCGTCTGGGTAATCCTGATCTGGACCCTGAATATACCATTTCTTCGGAACTAAACT harbors:
- a CDS encoding TonB-dependent receptor, with amino-acid sequence FYENLSQGEELVDQFERLGNMDQFRYNYDLSLSHSIEFDSSDHKLMTAVSYNASDDFTNQRFRQDIILQGTENLFFDEFLERVNQNEWLQNFIGQMDYSRPLMGGELETGAKAAWRRIGSSYFAERGPDEDAQFDPVLGLNNEFLYNEWVSAAYISYRGKVNKWSYMLGVRGEHTTIETELVNTGELNNKSYLDLFPSAFLGYQLSKRQQIQLNSGRRVNRPYFSALNPFVAFTDPFNIRLGNPDLDPEYTISSELNYIVSFDRNMLNVGVFHRYTEDVIQRYRTLDDEGVARVVFDNIALSNTVGVDVFFNHQFTKKWRGNISVNAYWSEVSGTDIDPTFDVSFFSMFGRLSQTFTIMKDLNLQFNYFYRAPMETVQGRMLSMQGLDVALTHEFWNGNASLTVRVTDIFDTRFFRFRTEAIDFEVDTEWNRVTRRGLLTFIYKFNNYKEKRNGRPMGGGEDFEGM